The Argentina anserina chromosome 3, drPotAnse1.1, whole genome shotgun sequence genome includes a region encoding these proteins:
- the LOC126787733 gene encoding cellulose synthase-like protein E6 isoform X1 yields the protein MGKKESGEGEETTLPLFESKRARYRGFYRAFASTIFVFVCLILAYRLINIPKAGERGRWAWIGMLMAEFWFGLYWIITQSVRWSVTYRQPLKNRLSQRFEDKLPGFDVFVCTADPKMEPPSLVINTVLSVLSSNFPSEKLSVYLSDDGGSELTFYALWEASRFSKNWIPFCKKFKVEPRAPEAYFALHSDVHDTKCGQEWFDIKKLYEEMKNRIDSIVESCKIPEKTRNQHKGFSEWNLKVAKNDHHSIVQIITDGRDTNAVDKDGCRLPTVVYMSREKRPQQPHNFKAGAMNALLRVSSKISNAPFILNLDCDMYANNADAIREALCFFLDEKTGHETAYVQHPQVYNNVTKNDIYGNECIATNAIELAGLGGYGAALYCGTGCFHRRACLCGKKYSKGNIEKWNIEGQKSTMDNSIQKLEESTKPLIDCSYEKGSQWGKEMGLIYGCPVEDIVTGLAVQCRGWKSVYYNPERPNFLGVAPNTLEIALVQHKRWSEGMFQIFFSKYCPFIYGHGKIHFGAQMGYCIYLLWAPVSFPTLYYATVPPLCLLHGIPLFPKVSSLWFLAFAYVFVATNAYSIAEYVMCGGKLKAWWNLQRIWLIRRITSYFFAFFDTIKRQLGLSETHFTLTDKVVTDDVLKRYEQEVMEFGSSSIMYTIMATTALLSLVSLVWGTKRVVMDFELKGLDQFISQVILCAILVLINIPVYEALFFRSDKGHIPSSVMYKSVFMLTLACLMPI from the exons atggggaAGAAGGAAAGCGGAGAAGGGGAAGAGACTACTCTTCCATTGTTTGAGAGCAAAAGAGCAAGATATAGAGGTTTCTACCGGGCTTTTGCATCAACTATATTCGTGTTTGTGTGTTTGATCTTGGCGTACAGACTAATAAACATCCCAAAAGCTGGGGAGAGAGGGAGATGGGCTTGGATTGGTATGCTCATGGCCGAGTTCTGGTTTGGTCTGTACTGGATCATCACTCAGTCTGTTCGCTGGAGTGTCACTTATCGTCAACCTCTCAAGAACAGACTCTCTCAGAG ATTTGAGGACAAGTTACCCGGTTTTGATGTGTTTGTATGCACTGCTGACCCAAAAATGGAGCCGCCAAGTTTAGTGATTAACACTGTTTTATCAGTCCTATCCAGCAATTTTCCATCTGAGAAGTTGAGTGTTTATCTTTCTGATGATGGCGGTTCAGAGTTAACTTTCTATGCTCTATGGGAGGCGTCTCGGTTCTCGAAGAATTGGATACCCTTCTGCAAGAAGTTCAAGGTTGAACCAAGGGCACCGGAGGCCTACTTTGCACTGCATTCTGATGTTCATGACACCAAGTGCGGTCAAGAATGGTTTGATATCAAG AAACTCtatgaagaaatgaaaaatcgGATCGATTCTATTGTTGAAAGTTGCAAGATACCAGAAAAAACAAGGAATCAACACAAAGGGTTCTCAGAATGGAACCTTAAAGTAGCAAAgaatgatcatcattcaattgtGCAG ATAATAACTGATGGAAGAGACACAAATGCTGTCGACAAAGATGGATGCCGATTACCAACCGTTGTGTACATGTCAAGAGAAAAGAGACCCCAACAACCACACAACTTCAAAGCTGGAGCCATGAATGCACTG TTGAGAGTTTCATCAAAGATAAGCAATGCACCCTTCATTCTCAACTTGGACTGTGACATGTACGCAAACAACGCCGATGCAATACGAGAAGCACTGTGTTTCTTCTTGGATGAAAAGACTGGCCACGAGACAGCTTATGTGCAACATCCGCAGGTCTACAACAATGTCACAAAAAATGATATCTATGGAAATGAATGCATTGCAACTAATGCG ATTGAACTGGCTGGGTTAGGTGGATATGGAGCAGCATTGTATTGTGGCACCGGATGTTTCCATCGAAGAGCATGTCTTTGTGGCAAGAAGTATTCAAAGGGTAATATAGAAAAATGGAACATTGAGGGCCAGAAGAGCACCATGGACAATAGTATCCAAAAATTGGAGGAATCTACAAAACCTCTTATCGATTGTAGCTACGAGAAGGGGAGTCAATGGGGAAAAGAG ATGGGACTAATATATGGATGCCCTGTGGAAGATATAGTTACCGGTTTGGCAGTGCAATGCAGGGGATGGAAATCAGTTTACTACAATCCAGAAAGGCCTAACTTTCTTGGTGTTGCTCCAAACACCTTAGAAATAGCACTTGTTCAGCACAAGAGGTGGTCTGAGGGCATGTTTCAGATATTTTTCTCCAAGTATTGCCCCTTCATATATGGACATGGGAAGATACACTTTGGTGCCCAAATGGGATATTGCATCTACCTACTATGGGCTCCAGTTTCATTCCCAACTTTGTATTATGCAACTGTTCCTCCTCTTTGCTTGCTCCATGGAATTCCCTTGTTCCCCAAG GTGTCAAGTCTATGGTTCCTAGCATTTGCTTATGTTTTTGTAGCAACAAATGCATACAGCATAGCCGAATATGTGATGTGTGGGGGAAAACTCAAAGCATGGTGGAATCTACAAAGAATTTGGCTGATCCGACGAATTACTTCATACTTctttgccttctttgacaCCATAAAGAGGCAATTAGGGCTATCTGAGACGCACTTCACCCTCACTGATAAGGTTGTCACCGACGATGTGTTAAAGAGGTACGAGCAAGAGGTTATGGAATTCGGAAGCTCAAGCATTATGTACACGATAATGGCAACGACGGCATTGCTGAGCTTGGTGAGCTTAGTTTGGGGGACAAAGCGGGTTGTGATGGATTTTGAGTTGAAGGGCTTAGACCAGTTCATCAGTCAAGTTATCCTTTGTGCCATACTGGTTTTGATCAACATACCAGTGTATGAGGCACTCTTCTTTCGTAGTGATAAGGGCCATATACCATCCTCTGTCATGTATAAGTCTGTTTTTATGCTCACACTGGCTTGCTTGATGCCTATCTAG
- the LOC126787733 gene encoding cellulose synthase-like protein E6 isoform X2 — MGLDWYAHGRVLVWSVLDHHSVCSLECHLSSTSQEQTLSEKPLFVLCRFEDKLPGFDVFVCTADPKMEPPSLVINTVLSVLSSNFPSEKLSVYLSDDGGSELTFYALWEASRFSKNWIPFCKKFKVEPRAPEAYFALHSDVHDTKCGQEWFDIKKLYEEMKNRIDSIVESCKIPEKTRNQHKGFSEWNLKVAKNDHHSIVQIITDGRDTNAVDKDGCRLPTVVYMSREKRPQQPHNFKAGAMNALLRVSSKISNAPFILNLDCDMYANNADAIREALCFFLDEKTGHETAYVQHPQVYNNVTKNDIYGNECIATNAIELAGLGGYGAALYCGTGCFHRRACLCGKKYSKGNIEKWNIEGQKSTMDNSIQKLEESTKPLIDCSYEKGSQWGKEMGLIYGCPVEDIVTGLAVQCRGWKSVYYNPERPNFLGVAPNTLEIALVQHKRWSEGMFQIFFSKYCPFIYGHGKIHFGAQMGYCIYLLWAPVSFPTLYYATVPPLCLLHGIPLFPKVSSLWFLAFAYVFVATNAYSIAEYVMCGGKLKAWWNLQRIWLIRRITSYFFAFFDTIKRQLGLSETHFTLTDKVVTDDVLKRYEQEVMEFGSSSIMYTIMATTALLSLVSLVWGTKRVVMDFELKGLDQFISQVILCAILVLINIPVYEALFFRSDKGHIPSSVMYKSVFMLTLACLMPI; from the exons ATGGGCTTGGATTGGTATGCTCATGGCCGAGTTCTGGTTTGGTCTGTACTGGATCATCACTCAGTCTGTTCGCTGGAGTGTCACTTATCGTCAACCTCTCAAGAACAGACTCTCTCAGAG aaacctTTGTTTGTGTTATGCAGATTTGAGGACAAGTTACCCGGTTTTGATGTGTTTGTATGCACTGCTGACCCAAAAATGGAGCCGCCAAGTTTAGTGATTAACACTGTTTTATCAGTCCTATCCAGCAATTTTCCATCTGAGAAGTTGAGTGTTTATCTTTCTGATGATGGCGGTTCAGAGTTAACTTTCTATGCTCTATGGGAGGCGTCTCGGTTCTCGAAGAATTGGATACCCTTCTGCAAGAAGTTCAAGGTTGAACCAAGGGCACCGGAGGCCTACTTTGCACTGCATTCTGATGTTCATGACACCAAGTGCGGTCAAGAATGGTTTGATATCAAG AAACTCtatgaagaaatgaaaaatcgGATCGATTCTATTGTTGAAAGTTGCAAGATACCAGAAAAAACAAGGAATCAACACAAAGGGTTCTCAGAATGGAACCTTAAAGTAGCAAAgaatgatcatcattcaattgtGCAG ATAATAACTGATGGAAGAGACACAAATGCTGTCGACAAAGATGGATGCCGATTACCAACCGTTGTGTACATGTCAAGAGAAAAGAGACCCCAACAACCACACAACTTCAAAGCTGGAGCCATGAATGCACTG TTGAGAGTTTCATCAAAGATAAGCAATGCACCCTTCATTCTCAACTTGGACTGTGACATGTACGCAAACAACGCCGATGCAATACGAGAAGCACTGTGTTTCTTCTTGGATGAAAAGACTGGCCACGAGACAGCTTATGTGCAACATCCGCAGGTCTACAACAATGTCACAAAAAATGATATCTATGGAAATGAATGCATTGCAACTAATGCG ATTGAACTGGCTGGGTTAGGTGGATATGGAGCAGCATTGTATTGTGGCACCGGATGTTTCCATCGAAGAGCATGTCTTTGTGGCAAGAAGTATTCAAAGGGTAATATAGAAAAATGGAACATTGAGGGCCAGAAGAGCACCATGGACAATAGTATCCAAAAATTGGAGGAATCTACAAAACCTCTTATCGATTGTAGCTACGAGAAGGGGAGTCAATGGGGAAAAGAG ATGGGACTAATATATGGATGCCCTGTGGAAGATATAGTTACCGGTTTGGCAGTGCAATGCAGGGGATGGAAATCAGTTTACTACAATCCAGAAAGGCCTAACTTTCTTGGTGTTGCTCCAAACACCTTAGAAATAGCACTTGTTCAGCACAAGAGGTGGTCTGAGGGCATGTTTCAGATATTTTTCTCCAAGTATTGCCCCTTCATATATGGACATGGGAAGATACACTTTGGTGCCCAAATGGGATATTGCATCTACCTACTATGGGCTCCAGTTTCATTCCCAACTTTGTATTATGCAACTGTTCCTCCTCTTTGCTTGCTCCATGGAATTCCCTTGTTCCCCAAG GTGTCAAGTCTATGGTTCCTAGCATTTGCTTATGTTTTTGTAGCAACAAATGCATACAGCATAGCCGAATATGTGATGTGTGGGGGAAAACTCAAAGCATGGTGGAATCTACAAAGAATTTGGCTGATCCGACGAATTACTTCATACTTctttgccttctttgacaCCATAAAGAGGCAATTAGGGCTATCTGAGACGCACTTCACCCTCACTGATAAGGTTGTCACCGACGATGTGTTAAAGAGGTACGAGCAAGAGGTTATGGAATTCGGAAGCTCAAGCATTATGTACACGATAATGGCAACGACGGCATTGCTGAGCTTGGTGAGCTTAGTTTGGGGGACAAAGCGGGTTGTGATGGATTTTGAGTTGAAGGGCTTAGACCAGTTCATCAGTCAAGTTATCCTTTGTGCCATACTGGTTTTGATCAACATACCAGTGTATGAGGCACTCTTCTTTCGTAGTGATAAGGGCCATATACCATCCTCTGTCATGTATAAGTCTGTTTTTATGCTCACACTGGCTTGCTTGATGCCTATCTAG